Proteins encoded by one window of Streptomyces sp. NBC_01571:
- a CDS encoding SCO6880 family protein has product MARTFTYPRPRPRGLLGRKLEADEQLVLGAGFVGGLIAAWILGGILLKVIGFVLIAGACAWATLAPYRGRTYVRWFEINRTYKKLLRDGSLLYRSRAPYAGRYADGRRVPIGVPVGVPQNMQWITARTAFGEIAIVLQPDELMFTAVVEVEGQRDFGSLDTADKEALIRAYEHLLKTTADSGGRIRRLQWVSRVIPTDPNAHARDAAERRDTNSATWLQQSYDDLIRRVAVTAEDRRLLLVVGIPYTADLVAEARRYNTLHEGYAITLGQEIESFIRTLGRGQLRHVRNLDEAGLASYLHHAYDPSHWIDDTAGMDRITCWPAVLDARNKKYMASRSWEATEDNWYSMTAWVKELPVLPVGINFLAPILLYLQDIILSVSVVMDLVSTDQAITEAMADATNELGQADKKAGRIEDPREQKAQSASIRTMRDIADGAAGTRLAAWITVTSPTLDALRRDADTVRAGATRAGLRLEWCDTEHHRAFANTLPFTAGLLKEGR; this is encoded by the coding sequence GTGGCTCGCACCTTCACCTACCCGCGGCCGAGGCCGCGCGGCCTGCTCGGCCGCAAGCTCGAAGCCGATGAGCAGCTCGTCTTGGGAGCCGGCTTCGTCGGCGGACTCATCGCTGCCTGGATCCTCGGCGGCATCCTGCTGAAGGTCATCGGCTTCGTGCTGATCGCGGGCGCCTGTGCCTGGGCCACTCTGGCGCCGTACCGGGGGCGCACCTACGTCCGCTGGTTCGAGATCAACCGGACCTACAAGAAGTTGCTGCGGGACGGCTCGCTGCTCTACAGGTCCAGGGCGCCGTACGCCGGCCGATACGCCGACGGCCGCCGCGTCCCGATCGGCGTCCCGGTCGGCGTCCCGCAGAACATGCAGTGGATCACCGCCCGTACCGCGTTCGGTGAGATCGCGATCGTGCTGCAGCCGGACGAGCTGATGTTCACCGCTGTGGTCGAGGTGGAAGGCCAGCGCGACTTCGGCAGCCTCGACACCGCGGACAAGGAGGCCCTGATCCGGGCCTACGAGCACCTGCTGAAGACAACGGCCGACAGCGGCGGGCGGATCCGCCGCCTCCAGTGGGTCAGCAGGGTCATCCCCACCGACCCCAACGCCCATGCCCGGGACGCCGCCGAACGGCGTGACACGAACAGCGCGACGTGGCTGCAGCAGTCGTATGACGACCTGATCCGGCGCGTCGCGGTCACCGCAGAAGACCGTCGGCTGCTGCTCGTGGTGGGCATCCCCTACACCGCTGACCTGGTCGCCGAGGCCCGCCGCTACAACACCCTCCACGAGGGCTACGCGATCACGCTCGGGCAGGAGATCGAGAGCTTCATCCGGACGCTGGGACGCGGACAACTTCGCCACGTCCGCAATCTCGACGAAGCCGGGCTGGCCTCCTACCTGCACCACGCCTACGACCCCAGCCACTGGATCGACGACACCGCCGGCATGGACCGGATCACCTGCTGGCCCGCCGTCCTCGACGCCCGTAACAAGAAGTACATGGCCTCCCGCAGCTGGGAGGCCACCGAGGACAACTGGTACTCGATGACCGCCTGGGTGAAGGAACTTCCCGTTCTCCCGGTCGGCATCAACTTCCTCGCGCCGATCCTGCTCTACCTCCAGGACATCATCCTGTCGGTGTCCGTGGTCATGGACCTCGTCAGCACGGACCAGGCGATCACCGAAGCCATGGCGGACGCGACGAACGAGCTGGGCCAGGCGGACAAGAAGGCCGGACGCATCGAGGACCCGCGGGAGCAGAAGGCCCAGAGTGCCTCGATACGCACCATGCGGGACATCGCCGACGGTGCGGCGGGTACGCGGCTCGCCGCCTGGATCACCGTCACCTCGCCCACGCTGGACGCCCTGCGCCGTGACGCCGATACGGTCCGCGCCGGCGCCACCCGCGCCGGACTGCGGCTGGAGTGGTGCGACACCGAGCACCACCGGGCCTTCGCCAACACCCTGCCCTTCACCGCCGGACTGCTGAAGGAAGGGCGGTAG
- a CDS encoding ATP/GTP-binding protein, translating to MLEMLRRQTQTRRRAVRSTTSHACGLYPAVGAASMDPRGVIIGREAYSGKAYIYDPFILYNPQARVRLASGHALILGKSGYGKSALEKTYVLRQLRFRDRSFAILDAQGEDGAGEWDGIARQLGITPIRLVYGAGDGGEGVRINPLDGRIPAEHQFKVLVSMMEILTGTLTSQTKFALAEAHKTAIAAAREQQRVAILSDVLDGLTAPQPTLLGQQPVTPEELVEWGQPAALALDSLCNPSRDLAGMFDGPTTEGIDLDARLIIFDLTKLPREGEAMPLLMAVIGPWLRFGWIKPNDRIKRTLIVEEAWHILSHRPVARLFEELVRYGRRLGLSFWAVLHHLGDLLLEQAPEAAAILKLTATRVVYHMDRDEAETTANYLGLPDWARKALADGSNVCAPGRAIWQVGSRINLVEHIRTPLEIRLTDTNRRMSERQREPGDRQGAQVSAPMIRLHKGAAA from the coding sequence ATGCTGGAGATGCTGCGGCGCCAGACACAGACCCGGCGACGGGCCGTCCGCTCGACCACCAGCCACGCCTGTGGCCTCTACCCGGCGGTCGGCGCGGCCAGCATGGACCCCCGCGGTGTGATCATCGGCCGAGAGGCCTACAGCGGCAAGGCCTACATCTACGACCCCTTCATTCTGTACAACCCGCAGGCGCGGGTGCGGCTCGCCAGCGGGCACGCGTTGATCCTGGGCAAGTCCGGCTATGGCAAGTCCGCGCTGGAGAAGACCTACGTGTTGCGGCAACTGCGTTTCCGTGACAGGAGCTTCGCGATTCTGGACGCGCAAGGCGAGGACGGCGCCGGCGAATGGGACGGTATCGCGCGGCAGTTGGGCATCACGCCGATCCGGCTCGTCTACGGGGCGGGCGACGGCGGCGAGGGAGTGCGGATCAACCCGCTCGACGGCCGCATTCCTGCCGAGCACCAGTTCAAGGTGCTCGTGTCCATGATGGAGATCCTCACCGGCACCCTCACCTCGCAGACCAAGTTCGCCCTGGCCGAGGCTCACAAGACGGCCATCGCCGCCGCCCGCGAGCAGCAGCGCGTGGCGATCCTCTCCGATGTCCTGGACGGGCTGACCGCTCCGCAGCCGACTCTTCTCGGGCAACAGCCGGTCACACCGGAGGAGTTGGTGGAGTGGGGTCAGCCGGCGGCGCTGGCCCTGGACTCGCTGTGCAACCCCAGCCGTGACTTGGCGGGCATGTTTGACGGGCCGACGACCGAAGGCATCGACCTCGATGCCCGGTTGATCATCTTCGATCTGACGAAGCTGCCGCGCGAGGGCGAGGCCATGCCGCTGCTGATGGCGGTCATCGGGCCCTGGCTGCGGTTCGGATGGATCAAGCCGAATGACCGGATCAAGAGGACTTTGATCGTCGAGGAGGCCTGGCACATCCTCTCCCACCGCCCTGTCGCGCGGTTGTTCGAGGAGCTGGTCAGGTACGGCAGGCGCCTGGGGTTGTCCTTCTGGGCGGTCCTGCACCACCTCGGGGATCTGCTCCTGGAGCAGGCCCCGGAGGCGGCGGCCATCCTGAAGTTGACGGCGACCAGGGTCGTGTATCACATGGACCGGGACGAGGCCGAGACCACCGCCAACTACCTGGGGCTTCCCGACTGGGCGCGCAAGGCGCTGGCGGACGGTTCCAACGTGTGCGCGCCAGGGCGGGCCATCTGGCAGGTGGGTTCGCGGATCAACCTGGTGGAACATATCCGGACCCCGCTGGAGATCCGGCTGACGGACACCAACCGCAGGATGTCTGAGCGGCAGCGAGAGCCCGGGGACCGCCAGGGCGCGCAGGTGTCGGCTCCGATGATTCGCCTCCACAAGGGGGCGGCGGCATGA
- a CDS encoding type IV secretory system conjugative DNA transfer family protein → MMPKAATPKTAARLRLGRDAVWILPLVAAFVLTALLWLTAILSGLLAHGRPAAVSWDSAGHAVVAVFRHPGDPAAAWPPSAGVAGPLVFWPAFLLLLAAATWGMWKTYWWWKHRGVDGADGMATRAQLEKAMGEQQALSRAGSLRPTLAEQNPKAITIRDVAVYIGSADPSEIHLWITIEESMILVAPPREGKTSQIILPEILEFRGTVLATSSKTDVLYNTALLRQEHGPVWVLDPTGLSGWPNQLRWPLTAGCEEYQVARKRAETLAATTKSEEGTKNGGYFALNAKTLITCWLHAAALHNRPVLDVLAWATDPDNREAVDLLAAKGKHLLAAALAGQHAAAEEERSATWRTAEQSFIALYDEKVAEIFAPQGDVEVFDIETYLRQSGTLFLIGEDEEGSSLAPLNAAFAKAMFDTAKRVAARSPNGRLPIPLGCFLDELANVAPLPEIPSLMSVSGSQNIFIMAVLQGYAQAEERWGALGVRKMFASGTVKVFLGGISDPEELKSYSSLAGEFDEDVETVSDDGDRVSVSTSVRRRAVVEPAAIRMIPERGGMVFHRRTPATLVTFIRAHEGPRAVEIKEATRRAHEMVADRVRLEKAGGGHG, encoded by the coding sequence ATGATGCCGAAAGCAGCTACCCCGAAGACCGCGGCTCGCCTGCGCCTCGGTCGCGATGCCGTGTGGATCCTCCCGTTGGTCGCGGCGTTCGTGCTCACCGCGCTGCTGTGGTTGACCGCGATCCTGTCCGGTCTCCTGGCACACGGACGGCCAGCGGCCGTCAGCTGGGACTCCGCGGGCCATGCGGTCGTTGCTGTCTTTCGTCACCCCGGCGATCCTGCAGCCGCCTGGCCGCCGAGTGCGGGCGTAGCCGGCCCGCTCGTGTTCTGGCCCGCCTTCCTCCTGCTGCTCGCCGCGGCGACCTGGGGGATGTGGAAGACGTACTGGTGGTGGAAGCACCGGGGCGTTGACGGCGCCGACGGGATGGCGACCCGGGCTCAGCTGGAGAAGGCCATGGGCGAGCAACAGGCCCTGTCCCGTGCCGGATCGCTGCGTCCCACACTCGCCGAGCAGAACCCAAAAGCCATCACCATCCGCGACGTCGCCGTCTACATCGGCAGCGCAGACCCCTCGGAAATCCATCTCTGGATCACGATCGAGGAATCGATGATCCTGGTCGCCCCGCCGCGAGAGGGAAAGACCTCCCAGATCATCCTTCCCGAGATCCTCGAATTCCGTGGAACGGTCCTCGCCACCAGCAGCAAGACAGACGTCCTCTACAACACCGCACTTCTGCGGCAGGAACACGGCCCTGTCTGGGTTCTGGACCCGACAGGACTGTCCGGCTGGCCGAATCAGCTGCGCTGGCCGCTGACCGCAGGCTGTGAGGAATACCAGGTCGCGCGCAAGCGTGCCGAGACCCTCGCAGCGACCACGAAAAGCGAAGAAGGGACAAAGAATGGCGGTTATTTCGCGCTCAACGCGAAAACCCTTATTACCTGCTGGCTGCATGCCGCAGCCCTCCATAACCGGCCCGTCCTCGACGTGCTGGCCTGGGCGACGGACCCCGACAACCGCGAGGCCGTCGACCTTCTGGCCGCGAAGGGCAAGCATCTGCTCGCCGCCGCGCTCGCCGGCCAGCACGCTGCGGCCGAGGAGGAACGATCCGCCACCTGGAGGACCGCGGAGCAGTCATTCATCGCGCTCTATGACGAGAAGGTCGCCGAGATCTTCGCCCCCCAGGGGGACGTGGAAGTTTTCGACATCGAAACCTATCTCCGGCAGTCCGGAACGCTGTTCCTGATCGGCGAGGACGAAGAGGGCTCCTCCCTGGCACCACTGAATGCCGCTTTCGCTAAAGCGATGTTCGACACCGCCAAGAGGGTTGCGGCCCGCAGCCCCAACGGGCGTCTTCCGATTCCGCTGGGCTGTTTCCTGGACGAGCTGGCCAACGTGGCGCCACTGCCGGAAATTCCGAGCCTGATGAGTGTCAGCGGATCGCAGAACATTTTCATCATGGCGGTTCTTCAGGGCTATGCTCAAGCGGAGGAGCGCTGGGGTGCCCTGGGCGTGCGGAAGATGTTCGCCAGCGGCACGGTGAAGGTCTTCCTGGGCGGTATCAGCGACCCCGAAGAGTTGAAATCCTACAGCTCTCTCGCGGGTGAATTCGATGAGGACGTGGAGACCGTTTCCGATGACGGGGACCGGGTCTCGGTGTCCACGTCGGTGCGCCGCCGTGCGGTGGTGGAGCCTGCCGCGATCCGGATGATCCCGGAGCGCGGCGGGATGGTGTTCCACCGCCGCACCCCCGCCACGCTCGTCACCTTCATCCGTGCCCACGAAGGGCCGCGGGCGGTGGAGATCAAGGAAGCCACCCGCAGGGCGCACGAGATGGTCGCCGACCGCGTCCGGCTGGAGAAGGCGGGCGGCGGCCATGGCTAG